The sequence below is a genomic window from Rhodococcus sp. 4CII.
ACAGGTAGGCGGCGATTTCCCCCGGCTCGAAGCCGTCGATCGTGAACGTCACGATTCCGACCGTGTCGGGGGCGTCCGACCACAGCCGCAGGAACTCCAGACCGTCGACGCAGCCGAGTCCGTCGTGGAGCCGGGCGGTGAGCGCGGCCTCGTGTTCGGCCACGGCGCCGAAGTCCAGCGCGGACAGCGCGTCGCACGCGGCGGCGAGGGCCGCGGCACCGAGCACGTTGGGCGTGCCGGCCTCGTGCCGGGCAGGAGCGGGTGCCCACTGGGTGGATTCGACGGTCACGTTGCGCACCGCTCCGCCGCCTGCGAGGTAGGGATCGGCGGCGTCGAGCCAGTCCCGGCGGCCCACCAGCACACCCGCGCCGAACGGGGCGTACAGCTTGTGCCCGGAGAACGCGAGGTAGTCGACACCGCACTCCGCGAGGTCGATGCGGCGGTGCGGTGCGAGTTGCGCGGCGTCGACGAGAATCCGTGCACCGCAACGATGCGCGACCTCGGCGAGGGCCGCGATCGGCAGCACTTCACCGGTGACGTTGGAGGCACCCGTCACCGCGAGCAGGGCGGTGGGCTTCGAGCACAGTTCCGCGACGAGCAGCCGGACGGTCTCCGCCAGAGTGTCCGCAGCCCTCACGATGCGAGAGCCCTTCCACGGCAACAGATTCGCATGGTGCTCGATGTCGAGAACCACGGTGCTGCCGGGAACGCATCCGGCGAGCAGATTCAGCGAGTCGGTCGTGTTCCGGGTGAACACCACCACCTGGTCGTCGTCCGCACCGACGAACCGGGCAACGGAGTCGCGGGCCTTCTCGTAGCATTCGGTCGAGATCCGCGACGCGTAGCCGGCGCCGCGGTGCACGCTCGAATAGGTGGGCAGCAGCGCCGCGATCCGGTCGGTGACCTGCGCCAGGGCAGGCGCGCTCGCCGCGTAGTCGAAGTTGACGTAGGCGCAGTCGCCGCCCTGCACCAGCGGAACCCGCAGGTCGGAGCCCGAAACTTGGGCCAGCGGGGCTACACACACGTCGGCGGTCAATACAGCAGTCATCACGACATCCCTCGTAGTCAGGGACTCGTCGCAGGGTCGGTGCCCTCTCGGAGTCCGCGCTTGCCGGGTCCGGTGTGAACCACAGCCTGGTCGTCACCCGGAGCACCCCGCCGCGGTGGAGGGTTGCCGACCAGCTAGCCGGGGCTTGACGCTGGTACTCGTGACCTGTTTCGAAGATTGCAGGATCGGCGCGCAGATGTCAACCCGAACGTCGAGAGGACCCGGAGTCGGGGAGGCGAACTCGCGTCAGCGAGGCGTCACCCCGAGGAGCGGCGCCAGCTGATTCGCAATCGGGTTGAGGTCCAGCCTGTTCGGGTCCTTCTTCGGTTTCGAGTCCCACGGCTGAACGGTGGCAGGGTCGCCGAACACGATCCGGTTCGCGCTGCGGACGCCGGTGAGGCTGCCCTGCGGGGCCGCACAGGACGCGGCGGTGTTCTGCGGGAAGTCCTGCTCCGTGTCGTCGAAGTTCGGGTCCTGCCGCTTCATGTCGGCGAGGATCGCCCGAGTGCCCTCGTAGCCGACGGTGCACGACGGGGGGTTGCCGGTCTCGGCCACCAGACCGAGGTGGACGGTCCCGTCGTCGGGCGCGATGGTCGACGACGCCGCCGCCACCCCCGGCAGATAGACGAACAGCGTCTGCAGGGCCGTGGCCTGCGCCGAGATCGTCTTCGCCGTCACCGAGAGGTTGGCACGGTACGTCGTGAGGCCGGGGCCGACGTCCGAGACCAGTTGCCCCAGTTGCTCGCTCGCTGGGTTTGCGTTGTCGATCAGCCGCCGGACGTCGGGGTCGCTGATCCGCAAGCGATCCGCAAGCGAGTCCAGATCTGCACTGAAATCCTCGATCGCCGAGGACTGTTCGGACTGCGTCTCCAGAACAGTCCGGCTGTCGCGCACCAAAGCAACTGTCCGGTCGAGTGATTCGATGCCGGATTCCGACATCCCGGACAGCGAGTCCGCGAGCGACCGAAGGTCGTCCCCTCTGCCGCCGAATGCCGCGCCGAGTTCCGTCACGACGGTATGGAGCGCGTCGATCGGCACGGACTCGGTCAATCCCTGTGTGCCCGCCAGCAATTCTTCGACGGGCACGGGTGTCGAGGTATCGACCGCGGCGATGCGGGATCCGTTCGCCAGGAACGGCCCGCGGTCCGTGTCCGGCTGGAGGTCGACGTACTGCTCGCCGATCGCGGATCTGTTCGCCACAACGGCTTTCGCTGACGCGGGGATGTCGGGGGCGCTCTTGTCGATCTTCAGTTCGACGACGACGCCGTCCGCGGTCAGGGACATCTCCCCGACGCGCCCCACCGGCACGCCGCGGTAGGTGACTTCGGCATTGGTGAAGATTCCGCCCGACGTTTCCAACTCCAGGTTCACGGTGTATTCACCGAAGCCGAGGAGATTGTCGAGGCGCACGTAGTTGGCACCGACGTAGACGAGGCCCGCGAGGGCCACGAGAACGAACCCGATCAGCTGCCACCGGACGAGCGGCGACCTCACCGTCCACCGTCCATGCCACATGAACCGAGCGCCCTCCCGGCTGCGGCGAGTCGGGACCGGCTCGCGGAACGACGGTTGACGTTGGCGGCAGACACAGGCACTCCGATGACAGAGACATACATGAGACTAACGGTCACACATATATCTAGTCCGAACTCGTCAGCTGCGCAAACTCCGCACCGGCGCCGGTGTCGCACGTCACTCACCGGTCTTGACTGAATTTTCAGTTTGGAATATCTTCGGTACCCAACAGGACGTGATGACGGTCACCTCCGCCACCGAAAGTGAGGTCCGCAGTGTCCACGAACCTCGACCCGACGACGCCCCTCGACGACACCGCCCCCTCCCCACCGGAGGACCGCTTCGGACACGTCGAGACGATCGGGGTGGAGTACATCCCCGAATCGGAGCGCGATTCGCGACCGCTCAACATGCTCGCCGTGTTCTTCGGCGGCAATCTGGCGTTCTCGGTGATCGTGTTCGGCTGGCTGCCCATCACATTCGGACTCGGTTTCGGCAGCGCGGTCGCGGCCAGCGCGGTCGGCATCGGGCTCGGCACCCTCCTCATCGCGCCGCTGTCGCTCCTGGGTCCGCGCACCGGCACGAACAACACCGTGTCCAGCGGCGCGCACTTCGGAGTCAGCGGGCGGATGATCGGCTCCGGCCTCACCCTGCTGTTCGCCCTCGCCTATGCGGCGATCGCCGTGTGGACCTCGGGTGACGCACTGATCGCCGCCGCGCACCGCCTGTTCGGCACACCGATCGACAACGGCATGCTCGCGCTCGGTTACGGCATCATCGCCGCCGAAATCGTCGCCGTGGCGCTGTTCGGCCACGGCACGGTGGTCGCGCTCCAGAAGTTCGTGCTGCCCGTCGTCGCCGCGCTCCTTCTCCTCGGCGTGT
It includes:
- a CDS encoding aminotransferase class V-fold PLP-dependent enzyme, with the translated sequence MTAVLTADVCVAPLAQVSGSDLRVPLVQGGDCAYVNFDYAASAPALAQVTDRIAALLPTYSSVHRGAGYASRISTECYEKARDSVARFVGADDDQVVVFTRNTTDSLNLLAGCVPGSTVVLDIEHHANLLPWKGSRIVRAADTLAETVRLLVAELCSKPTALLAVTGASNVTGEVLPIAALAEVAHRCGARILVDAAQLAPHRRIDLAECGVDYLAFSGHKLYAPFGAGVLVGRRDWLDAADPYLAGGGAVRNVTVESTQWAPAPARHEAGTPNVLGAAALAAACDALSALDFGAVAEHEAALTARLHDGLGCVDGLEFLRLWSDAPDTVGIVTFTIDGFEPGEIAAYLSAEHGIGVRDGRFCAHPLLRRLGRPDGAVRVSVGLGSCSADVDRLVQAVRTLVAGRRNWDYAKESGQWNPVPETRFSRDALV
- a CDS encoding MlaD family protein: MRSPLVRWQLIGFVLVALAGLVYVGANYVRLDNLLGFGEYTVNLELETSGGIFTNAEVTYRGVPVGRVGEMSLTADGVVVELKIDKSAPDIPASAKAVVANRSAIGEQYVDLQPDTDRGPFLANGSRIAAVDTSTPVPVEELLAGTQGLTESVPIDALHTVVTELGAAFGGRGDDLRSLADSLSGMSESGIESLDRTVALVRDSRTVLETQSEQSSAIEDFSADLDSLADRLRISDPDVRRLIDNANPASEQLGQLVSDVGPGLTTYRANLSVTAKTISAQATALQTLFVYLPGVAAASSTIAPDDGTVHLGLVAETGNPPSCTVGYEGTRAILADMKRQDPNFDDTEQDFPQNTAASCAAPQGSLTGVRSANRIVFGDPATVQPWDSKPKKDPNRLDLNPIANQLAPLLGVTPR